Proteins from one Telopea speciosissima isolate NSW1024214 ecotype Mountain lineage chromosome 1, Tspe_v1, whole genome shotgun sequence genomic window:
- the LOC122650544 gene encoding LOB domain-containing protein 29-like, translated as MTGLGSPCGACKFLRRKCVKGCVFAPYFCHEQGATHFAAIHKVFGASNVSKLLAHLPVTDRCEAAVTISYEAQARLQDPIYGCVSYIFALQQQVVNLQAQLISLKAQAAQSPVNVNVSTSTSYPQDVQGLLHLEESRIPPQFHHQNPTNNYTETMLNYNNIGFMDHNSMGGDYQIPVMPEENHSFSTGFVEDPSHSHSHSHSHLMASLDMQNNTRKWAFQDTDEEDLQSVAFSYLQRS; from the exons ATGACAGGTTTAGGATCTCCTTGTGGAGCTTGCAAGTTCTTGAGGAGAAAGTGTGTTAAGGGTTGTGTATTTGCTCCATATTTCTGTCATGAACAAGGTGCCACACACTTTGCTGCAATCCATAAGGTGTTTGGTGCAAGTAATGTTTCTAAACTCCTTGCACATCTCCCAGTCACTGATCGATGTGAAGCTGCAGTTACAATCTCATATGAAGCTCAAGCAAGGCTTCAAGATCCAATATATGGTTGTGTTTCTTACATTTTTGCACTTCAACAACAG GTTGTTAATCTACAAGCACAGTTGATCTCTCTCAAAGCACAAGCAGCACAAAGCCCTGTTAATGTTAATGTCTCTACCAGCACTTCATATCCACAAGATGTTCAAGGATTGCTTCATTTAGAGGAATCAAGGATTCCACCTCAATTCCATCATCAGAATCCAACCAATAATTATACTGAAACCATGTTAAACTACAACAATATTGGTTTCATGGATCACAACTCTATGGGTGGTGATTATCAAATTCCAGTCATGCCTGAAGAGAATCACTCTTTTAGTACTGGTTTTGTTGAAGACCcatctcattctcattctcattctcattctcatctcATGGCTTCTCTTGATATGCAAAATAACACCAGGAAATGGGCTTTTCAAGACACAGATGAAGAAGACCTTCAATCAGTTGCTTTCTCTTATCTTCAACGTTCATGA